Proteins encoded within one genomic window of Microtus ochrogaster isolate Prairie Vole_2 linkage group LG4, MicOch1.0, whole genome shotgun sequence:
- the LOC101994892 gene encoding mitochondrial chaperone BCS1 isoform X2, which translates to MGQRYQGKWIRVQRNRDMQMVDLQTGTPWESVTFTALGTDRKLFFNILEEARALALQQEEGKTVMYTAVGSEWRTFGYPRRRRPLDSVVLQQGLADRIVKDIREFIDNPKWYIDRGIPYRRGYLLYGPPGCGKSSFITALAGELEHSICLLSLTDSSLSDDRLNHLLSVAPQQSLVLLEDVDAAFLSRDLALENPVKYQGLGRLTFSGLLNALDGVASTEARIVFMTTNHIDRLDPALIRPGRVDLKEYVGYCSHWQLTQMFQRFYPGQAPSLAENFAEHVLKATSQISPAQVQGYFMLYKNDPVGAFENVESLR; encoded by the exons GTCACCTTCACAGCCCTGGGCACGGACCGGAAGCTTTTCTTCAACATCCTGGAAGAAG CTCGAGCACTGGCCctgcagcaggaggaggggaagacagtGATGTACACAGCTGTGGGTTCCGAATGGCGTACCTTTGGTTATCCACGCCGGCGCAGGCCACTGGATTCTGTAGTCCTGCAGCAGGGTCTTGCTGACCGAATTGTCAAAGACATCCGGGAATTCATTGATAATCCCAAGTGGTACATTGACAGAG GCATTCCCTACAGACGTGGCTACCTTCTTTATGGGCCCCCTGGTTGTGGGAAGAGCAGTTTTAT AACCGCTCTGGCTGGAGAACTGGAGCACAGCATCTGCCTTCTCAGCCTCACAGACTCTAGCCTCTCAGATGACCGGCTCAACCATCTGCTGAGTGTCGCCCCCCAGCAGAGCTTGGTGCTCCTGGAGGATGTGGATGCTGCTTTTCTCAGTCGAGACTTGGCCCTGGAGA ACCCTGTAAAGTACCAAGGCCTAGGTCGTCTCACCTTCAGCGGACTGCTCAATGCTTTGGATGGTGTCGCCTCCACTGAGGCTCGCATTGTGTTCATGACCACCAACCACATTGACAG GCTGGATCCTGCCCTGATACGCCCTGGGCGAGTAGATCTGAAGGAGTATGTAGGCTACTGCTCACACTGGCAGCTGACCCAGATGTTCCAGAGGTTCTACCCAGGGCAAGCACCTTCCTTGGCTGAGAACTTTGCAGAACATGTCCTTAAAGCCACATCCCAGATTAGTCCTGCCCAGGTGCAAGGCTACTTCATGCTGTATAAAAATGACCCTGTGGGGGCTTTTGAGAACGTTGAATCTCTGAGGTGA